The Juglans regia cultivar Chandler chromosome 1, Walnut 2.0, whole genome shotgun sequence nucleotide sequence TGATGATTGGGGAAGAGTTAGGTCAAGTAAAATCAAAAGAGAATAAAGGACTAATAATTCAACTTACTTCACAACCTACCATTTTCTATTATTCTCTTGAATCTGATCCAGCCTTATTAGAATTGATTCAAgaatttttcactattttttatgtACTTAAGGGACTTCCTCCTTCTAGATAGCAAGACCACATATAATCCTTCATCCTGGAACCAAACCTATATGTGTGGGTCCTTATAGATATCCCTACTTctaaaaaacagaaatagagaAACTGGTACAGGAAATTCTACAATCGAGAATAATCCAACCTAGTCAAAGTCTATCTTCTTCCTTCATCCTATTAGTAAGAAAACAAGATGGAAGTTAGAGACTTTGTGTAGACTATCATGCATTAAACAAAGAAACTGTTAAGGTCGAATTCCCTATTCTAGTAGTAGatgaattattggatgaattACATGGTGCCACCGTTTTTAGTAAACTTGACTTAAGGACAactcaaaaacatattttagaaccCATGAAGGACATTATGAATTCTTGGTCATACCCTTTGGATTGACCAACGCACCTAGCTAGGGCGGGTGGTGGGGAGGGCCCAATCTCACCcccatatttatatatatatatatatattatatacatatataaacataaatatatatatttatatttatatgttacaaattatgtatatataaatatatattacaatttgttagacttgttcacaaaatatgcattggcaaatttaaaaactacatattttaaaaattaatacactacaatttacacaaaatatgcactagcaaatttaaaaattacatagtttttaaattatagtcatatttacaaaatttaaatttataatttggatctaaaaatgtttttttaattacttttatacttataaataatttttaaatcaaataaatgtagtattttttttaagtgaaaagaggCGGGGTAGATTGGGAAtccgccccgcaccccgcccccgcatctcgggggtgaaaaccccaccccctgCCTGCAGAACGAGAATGCGGAGCGGGGTGTGGGGAAGGGGTGCCCTCGCCCCGtaaggggcgggtagcacccctactctCTCGTTCTACATCTTCTCCCAGTGTCTCTCCCAATGCCTATTCTTTCTCTACCGCGTCTTCTCCCAACTAAGtgcatcttctttctctttatgTGTCTTTTGAGTCTTCTAGCTTTTTTCGGgaagaagaatatttttttccatatgAGTGTGTCTTCTCCCATCTGAAAAAAATCCATATCAGATGAAATCTAAAACTATAAGAATTGCATGTACTAGGAAGAAATCTATTTGCAGCAGAAGAAATTTGTACCAAGTGCTTCAAgtcaagaaaatgaatgaaagccATGATATTAAAGAAGGAAGATTTTGAGTTTCGAGTGCTTACCTACTACTCACAGGTCCACTGCACCCTTCCTTCTAATAGAAAAAACTAGACTTTACAAATCTAGagtcttcctcctccacgttAAACAACTTCAGGTTTGGGTTTTGGTCCTTAAACAAAGTATTCCTTCTCCGTGTTAGGGTTTTGATCCCTAAAAGAAATACTCGGCTAGAAaggactctctctctttcttttgttttttttaataataataatattgacgTGGCAGTTTAATTATGGCTGTGTTGAAGCCAATTCCGACTTTAATGACTTATTGCCGGAGCAATTCATGATCGACAGGCCAGACTCTAGagtgttgttgttgttggcCTATCTATGATCCTTTGTCCAGTACTCATACTTTATGCTCGGTGCATTTggaataatttcataagtcccAAATTTAGAGAATAAAGGGCTAAAGAAATTTAtcttctcttcgggtgagaatagTACCACAATTTGAATGCAAAAtgatttcttgcttttcattgaCAACCTTGGCTGCTTAAATAAGCAAAGCCACGTACAAGCAACTGAAAATGAAAGGGAAAACGAGTAGCTAACATCTTAACTGAAGCACACCTGAAACAGGGCATGCTCATACACGAAAAATGGAACATAACTAACGGAAATAAAATGAACGTAAAACTCGCAACTTCTGCAGACCCATTCGCATGACCCTACTGATTTGTTTGCACGTAAAACTCTCGTCTACCAAGACCTAGTCCATTCCTGCTTTTCACGTGTATAACGGTTCCGTCTACATGCATGCAATGGTTCTTCACGTTTCCACTTATCCCAAGTATTTGGGATTCGGTTTATGGCCCCTCTCCGAACGACGTGGcctaacataattatattttcaaatgtcgACTAGttacaagtatatatatatacgtacgatATATGCATATTATAATGGCCGTCTTCTTTCTTCAATGCATTAAAGGCTTGCTCTCGCATCGCAAAATTTGTAGCCTTTTGTAATCTTGGGTTTGTAAGATTTTAGGCTATATTCGTAGGACCATATTCTTGAAGATTTTTCTAATTGTTGAGAGGATTTCTTgatatgagtttttatttttttggaatttgtgAAAAAAGATAGGTCCATGAAAACTATTGAGAAAGTTTTGtagctattttttattatttttttaaaattacttggACCCATTATCAACGTGTTGAATATAAAACCTTTGTGGAATATTTTTAACACAAACTTTTGaggttttgtgttttatttttgctagaaaaattaattaaatgattagataaaaatgtaaACTTCAAAAATATCAGAACATGGGCCATTATGCGTAGCCTGCTAGTCCTGAGCCCGAGAACAAGCCCAGGCCCAAGTCAAACTTTTTCTGGTCAGCTGGTAAATAACGAAGATATTTTCTGAGAGTGGCGCCAAGACAATCAGCACGTGGTTTCAGACGGTAGTAACGGTCACTAAAACACGTGGCTTGCTACCATTCGTGAGTTCTTCTAAGATTTGTTGCGTTATTAGTAACCCGCAACTTGCATCCGAAACCTTTGTATTTACGGGTTTTCCGCTATGCATCATTTCTGAAAGTATTGCTTGCAATACGGACCCACGATAAAACTCAGGTTCGGCTTCCTAGGAGCTTGTCTCACTAATGTATTTACAGTATTTTGATGTTCTGTATAATAAAAACTTTTCATATGCAGTTTGGAAAGgcatatcttttaaaaaataattctaaaaattatttggaaGTGGCTTAtagattatttctcaaaacataatattatatatatttacaatttttatttatatttttacttataagactcgtattattaattatgtttttaaatttaaattttataatttaaatttttagtatATCAATAActgttatataaaaaagtaatttttttataaatttttctttaattttttaatttcaaaaccgATAACAATCTAATTGCTGCATAAGGAAATTTGTATAGCTAATTAAAGCTGCAGTttattttcgaaaaaaaaaaatatacaccaAACAGCTCATAAgtcttttttgtttgtgttcTTGCGTATTATCAAGAgttttataacataaataatgttttcacattttttattgtatattgCTATATTTGACAAGGCATagctttttataattattttttttaaattaagataacataaaaataaaaaatatgaacttttttttaaggatgcATTTAGAAAGAATTCTATTTTCAAGTAAGTATATAGagcatatttaataaaatatttatataatatattttgttttaaaaaataaattttataatttaaataatattaataatatactttacacaccatatttaaaaatagaataaatcaaaatatttatgagcaAAAATGTCGCTCAAAAAAGCGCAAAAGGGTCGGCTGGAATAAACTTTCCGGGCATTAGGTCCCCCCCCTTACAAATACTAGAAAATATAGGGTCCATTTAACAATCTCGCAACGTTGTTTTCGTCTATATGCTTTCATCACACGATAGGCTTTGCTTTTCGgtcaatccaaaaataattcTCGTAATCTTCTCtcctttagggttttggagaacAATTCTCAATTTCTTCCGACTTTTTTCCGGTCACTGCCTTCGAAAGGTACAGGAAGAATCTCAAATCCTTCTAAATGCTCTATCCTAAAcgtgaatttcttttttctttctgaatttCCCCTTTGTTCCGTTTGGTTCCCGATGAATTAAGACAGAACAGAGAAGAATTTGGGATTATTAAGGGAATTTGTAAGGGCTTTACgttttaactttattttcttACAGTTTCACGGAAACCAAATGGTACGTTAACGGTCTGATCCGAGATTGTCGTTTGTTATCTTGTAGATCTGATATTTCTCTTACTTCAACTCTTTTAGAATTGGGTTATTCGGGCTCTAATATAGTTGTTTGGTTGTTATCtaagtttcatataattttctCGCTTATATTTTTGAACGATTGTAATGTGAACATTTTGGCGAATATTTTCTTTCCGGGTTTCGTTTCCTCaagttaattttctttaaaaagaatccccAGAAAGATGCGATGTTATTCGCATCCAACCCACACTAATTTTGGGGTGTGGTTCTCTTTCAATCTGAATGCGTTTAATGACTCCTCTAATGTGTTTATACTCTCTATGTATCTTTCtctcaataattatatttactCGCTCTTAGTTCATTATTGGTTTGATAGTGTGGTCATCAGAGGGAGAGTACAAACATTCGAGGTTCTTATCTATTGATAGGTGGGGTTTGTTGGTTTCCTGTGTTGAATAAGTGGTTATGAGAAGTTTGACTTGTAATTTGGGTCATCTTTTGCCAAAAAATACCATTACCCTGATTTTAGTTCCATTGGAATTTTCTTGGCTGAAAAAGGCCATGATGTCTAATCAGATGCCGTGATAAACTTATAGACTTTATCCGGTTATAAGCATATCGTATATTAGTTGACTTGCATTTTACAAAGAAGTTGTGTGGACAATATTCCTTGGGTTTTTATGCTGCAGTTGCACTTACTTTTATGAGGCTGCACTAATTGCAGTTGCTTTGACCAAGTTTCTTCTTGCTTTGTCCGAGATATATTcagcatatatttatatatatgaaacgtGCTGTCTCATAATGTGGCCAGGAAAAAATGAGGCCAATCTTCTGTGGGAATTTTGAGTATGACGCTCGACCGTCTGATCTGGAACGGCTTTTCAGTAGATATGGGAAGGTTGAGAGGGTGGATATGAAGTCTGGTAAGAACTTTTGTTTTGCCCATCTACCATTTGGTCTTTTATGAATTCAAATCTACCATATTTCTCTGTTCTCTCTTTCTATCTGGCTAATCATTAAGGCCTTGGTATATGAGACTTGGAGGCTGACCTCGTCAAAGTGCCAGGATATTAGTTTGAAACTTTGCATTTAGCTTATGAAATAATCCATTAGTAAAGGTTCAGCATTTATGGGATCAAACTTTTAAGAGAATTCTCTCAGAAGGTGGTCGAGGGATTGGAAGTTTTGCGAGTTAGCAAGTTTCACGCATGTGTTATAATTAATCACATAAATAAGAATATCGGTAACTTAATTAGGCATATTGTCCAATTGGACTTAGTTACACTaaggaagagagaggaaatGTGGTGCAAATTGGGAAATTATGGAGAATGAGGAGTGCTGCTGCTAACGGTAGATTTAGGAGTTGAGGAGTTCTAATTGCTATATTTGAATGTCTTGGAGCACCAcacaatttcactcataataAGGTAATCACTTGAGCTTCTTCCTTGCAGGCTTTGCTTTGCTTGAAAATAAATTGCTTGATTATCTTTTTGAGGTGAACATAAAACCCGcctaaatttgaaaaaaaaaaaaaaacttttatgcTTGTAACCTGCAATTGTGTGATgtcttaaacaaaataaacacaatCATACAAAAAATGCCTGCACTCTTCTCAATAAGGCATGGGATCCTCCACCGGCAAGGCAACTCGGCAGTAGCAATCCTATCCACAGAGGTGGCAGCTTCCTAGCACACATAGCTTGGCAGTATGACTGTAACATCAGTCACAATCCGTGACTCAGCGACTGCTTTCTTCCTTTGTGGAGTTATATTGGGGGTTCAGGATATGTTTAAGAAAAACACTTTTTTGAGGCATCGACCCCcatattcaacattttctttggCGCAGGATTATCTTGGCATGTCCCCCATTCTTCCTGGCTAACGGATGGGCTCTTCAGAAATCTGATCCCTGCCTGTGAcaagcttcttcttcttgttttcaaGAAGAGTCACTCTGATCCTCAATGGACTACCTTCCCACGTTTCCCTCAGTCACAATTGCCTATCATCCCTCATGAATTTTGCCCAGCCTTCAATTTCAGACATGTTTCTACCTAGAAACATTGCCAACCTCACAGCAGAGGCAGCAGAATAGATGGAGAAGGCACTCTTTTCATTGACCTACTATGAGACATCCACTTTTGGAATGTTGTTCCTTGACACCACTTAGTTCATCACACAAGGTCTGTTACTAATTTTGCTGGTCACTTAGTTTATAGAATTAACGGAGGTTACCAACATCTTTACTTCAGGTTAGATTTTCAGTTGAAGGGGGGAAATGCCGTCATGTTGAAGAATCCTTTAACGGGAGGATTCTTGTTTTGGATACCTATTTTCaacctctattttattttattaatttgattcttttctTCATGGGTTTTTAGGATTTGCTTTTATTTATATGGAGGACGAGAGAGATGCTGATGATGCTATTCGGAGACTTGACCGAACAGAATTTGGTCGAAAGGGACGCAGGCTTCGTGTTGAATGGACAAAAGTAACATATCTACATCATTGTTTAGGTTCATAATTTTTGTTCCAGCTCTGTTTTGTTATGCCTGAGCCCTTTAATATATGTGTTGCAGCATGAACGTGGCATTAGAAGGCCTGGAGGTTCCAAAAGATCTTCAGCTAGTACGAAACCTTCAAAGACTTTGtttgttattaattttgataCACACTATACAAGGACTAGGGACTTGGAGAAGCACTTTGAACCATATGGAAAGTTAGTGAGTGTGAGGATTAGAAGGAACTTTGCATTTGTGCAGTATGAATCACAGGATGATGCCACAAAAGCATTGGATGCGACAAACATGAGGTATAACTAacactttaaaacatatttaattttcacagaAAGGTCCTTAGACACCTTTCAGGCTGGTGAATGGCGGGTTAAAATGTGGTGGGGTTGTTCTAGGGTTTGATTTTGCATGTTACCAAATGCATTCATATCGGCGTTCTTAACATTTTACGCTCATGTTGTTGGTTATGATAATGATGATTGTGTTCTAATGGTGGCATGCAGCAAATTGCTGGATCGAGTTATATCAGTGGAATATGCAGTCcgggatgatgatgatgaacgGAGAAATGGGCATAGCCCTGATAGATTTCATGATAGGTCATTGGATAGAGGTCGTGATAGAAGGCGATCCCCTAGCCCATATCGAAGAGAGAGGGGTAGCCCTGATTATGGACGTGGCTCTAGTCCCTCTAGGAAAGAGAGAGGCAGCCCTGATTATGGGCGTGATCGCAGTCCAAGTCCCTATCGAAGAGAGAGGGGTAGTCCTGAGTATGGTCGTGCACGCAGTCGTAGTCCTCAAAGAGAGAGGGTTGGCCGTGATCATCGCCACAGTTCCAGCCATAGTCCCTACCAAACAGAAAGGGTGAGTGCTGATGTTGGTCATGGCGCCGGTCACAGTCCTTATGCAAGAGAGAGGGCAAGTGCTGACCATGGTCGAGGCCCTAGTCGCAGCCCTTATGGAAGAGCGGGGGCAAGCCCTGACAATGGTCGTGACCCCAGCCGCAGTCCTTATGGGAGAGAGAGGGCTAGTCCTGAAAATGGTCATGGCCCCAGCCGTAGTCCGTATGGAAGAGAGAAGGCTAACCCTGACAGTATTCATGAAGTCAGCCCAATACCTGAACCTAGAGAGGACAGCCCCAATTATGGTGGTGGTCCAGATACCCCTGTGCATGAGAGATATCAAAGGTAAGCGTTGTTGTCATTTATTTGTGTCTTTTCTACCCTGCTCTCTTTTCTATCGTATGAACATAGtggatttatgtttttattatttctatatttttttgataatgcaGTCGATCACCACCAACAGAGGAGTGATCTAGATCATAGTATAGAAGAACTCCAATTGGTTGCTCTGATTTGTGGTCGTGGCATAACTCTTATAGAGTTTGTTCCAGTTTGCCTCTTTCAGTGACAACAATCGTGGAGTTAGGGCCTCTTCCAGTAATATGCTTATGAGCTTGTGATGTAGGACCTAGTCGTGCTTTGATTTCTGCTCGAATTTTCATGGACCGTTTGGACAAGACTACTGTATACAAACCTCTGATCCATGTTGGACTCGGTCTATTTTCTGTTATTGTTTAGTACTTCGAATCAGAATAATTGTTTCTGGTAGAAACTGATGGTTGTGTACCCTTATTTTGTGATAATGATGACTGTCCACTTTATACATTTTGCTGTTAAATCTTATAGAAGTCAtgtactcataaaaaaaaaaaaaaaaatcttatagaAGTCATGTGGGGTTGGATGACATGTTTAATCGTTCATGGGACTGttctttttacttatcaaaaaaaaaaaaatgttaagacTGGGTTTATGTGCGCTTCTTTGCTTGCAACCATTGTTGGAACTCAGAAGATTGTGTTCCTGAGACTGAATCATTCGGTATTTGATTCTACTGAAGAGAAGACACcgaatcatatttttttaaagcttatTCTTCATAAGATTTTTAGTCAGCCTGAACCTCTATATGCAAAGTTAGTCCACATAAAAAATGTTGGCCGTTCTAACCGTGTGGCCAACGCCGTATTGGCAGAAACTCTCTGTAGACACAgtattgttttttgaaaaatgttaaatgtatttaagaaaaatttataaaaaatttaattatcgatatattaattattgatacattaaaaatcataaaatttaaaatttaaaatttgaatttaaaaaaaaattaacaaaataaattttgtaattaaaagtATAAGTAAAATTGAAAGTAATGTAACCCGTTTGTAAGGTGCATCTTCATTTGCTGatctttttttgttgaaaaatgataggattactactCTCTTACTATCCGTTTattactctttttgtatttaatttttttaaaatttttttattttatttaataattaagaaagtgactattagtaaaattatatatttttttaattttttcttaacgattaagaatgttaaaaaaaaactaaaaaaaaatgataatttttaagtggtaaatgaatagtaatagTATAGTaacctattattattattattattttgtttaccACCCCTCAAAAGAAATAGCCCGTTTGG carries:
- the LOC108998594 gene encoding serine/arginine-rich splicing factor RS40-like isoform X1, which encodes MLSSHDRLCFSVNPKIILVIFSPLGFWRTILNFFRLFSGHCLRKEKMRPIFCGNFEYDARPSDLERLFSRYGKVERVDMKSGFAFIYMEDERDADDAIRRLDRTEFGRKGRRLRVEWTKHERGIRRPGGSKRSSASTKPSKTLFVINFDTHYTRTRDLEKHFEPYGKLVSVRIRRNFAFVQYESQDDATKALDATNMSKLLDRVISVEYAVRDDDDERRNGHSPDRFHDRSLDRGRDRRRSPSPYRRERGSPDYGRGSSPSRKERGSPDYGRDRSPSPYRRERGSPEYGRARSRSPQRERVGRDHRHSSSHSPYQTERVSADVGHGAGHSPYARERASADHGRGPSRSPYGRAGASPDNGRDPSRSPYGRERASPENGHGPSRSPYGREKANPDSIHEVSPIPEPREDSPNYGGGPDTPVHERYQSRSPPTEE
- the LOC108998594 gene encoding serine/arginine-rich splicing factor RS40-like isoform X2 — protein: MEDERDADDAIRRLDRTEFGRKGRRLRVEWTKHERGIRRPGGSKRSSASTKPSKTLFVINFDTHYTRTRDLEKHFEPYGKLVSVRIRRNFAFVQYESQDDATKALDATNMSKLLDRVISVEYAVRDDDDERRNGHSPDRFHDRSLDRGRDRRRSPSPYRRERGSPDYGRGSSPSRKERGSPDYGRDRSPSPYRRERGSPEYGRARSRSPQRERVGRDHRHSSSHSPYQTERVSADVGHGAGHSPYARERASADHGRGPSRSPYGRAGASPDNGRDPSRSPYGRERASPENGHGPSRSPYGREKANPDSIHEVSPIPEPREDSPNYGGGPDTPVHERYQSRSPPTEE